One window from the genome of Luteithermobacter gelatinilyticus encodes:
- a CDS encoding HesA/MoeB/ThiF family protein, giving the protein MSFTDDQLERYARHIILKEVGGAGQQKLLDTKVLVVGAGGLGSPLILYLAAAGVGTIGVVDDDVVSLSNLQRQILHDTDRLGTAKTDSTKERIGRLNPDIRVIPHMERLTAENAAALIGGYDLVADGCDNFVTRFLVNETCLKLKKPLVSAALSQFDGQLATFRGYEADLPCYRCFVPQDPGDVGNCAEAGILGAIAGVMGSLMAVEVIKEVLGLGQSLAGRLLIYDALDARTRTLKLPKDPHCPCCGSRSQER; this is encoded by the coding sequence ATGAGTTTCACCGATGACCAGTTGGAACGTTATGCCCGGCATATCATCCTTAAGGAGGTAGGCGGCGCGGGCCAGCAGAAACTGCTTGATACAAAAGTGCTTGTAGTCGGCGCCGGCGGGCTCGGCAGTCCGCTGATCCTGTATCTGGCCGCTGCCGGGGTTGGCACCATCGGCGTGGTGGATGATGATGTGGTGAGTCTGAGCAATCTGCAACGTCAGATCCTGCACGACACCGACCGGCTGGGTACGGCCAAAACCGACAGCACCAAAGAACGGATCGGTCGGCTCAATCCCGATATCAGGGTCATTCCGCATATGGAACGGTTAACCGCGGAAAATGCCGCCGCGCTGATTGGCGGCTATGACCTGGTGGCCGATGGCTGCGACAATTTTGTCACCCGGTTCCTGGTGAACGAAACCTGTCTGAAGCTGAAAAAACCTCTGGTGTCCGCCGCCCTCAGCCAGTTCGACGGCCAGCTTGCCACCTTTCGCGGCTATGAGGCGGACCTGCCCTGCTATCGCTGTTTTGTGCCTCAGGACCCTGGAGATGTAGGCAATTGCGCCGAGGCCGGCATTCTGGGCGCCATTGCCGGAGTCATGGGCAGCCTGATGGCGGTGGAGGTCATTAAGGAAGTCCTAGGCCTGGGGCAGAGTCTGGCGGGTCGGCTGCTGATTTACGACGCACTGGACGCCCGCACCCGTACCCTGAAACTGCCCAAGGACCCGCATTGCCCCTGCTGCGGGTCCAGGTCGCAAGAACGTTGA
- a CDS encoding 2-hydroxyacid dehydrogenase produces the protein MTSRKPLVVVTRKLPDPIETRMMELFDVRLNLDDHAFSSAEMIEALQQADVLVPTVTDRLDSRVLSQAGPQLKLIANYGAGVDHIDLASARQRGITVTNTPGVLTEDTADMTMALMLAVPRRLIEGEKLLQAGNWKGWSPTGMLGRRIWGKRLGIIGMGRIGQAVARRAKAFGLSIHYHNRHRVSSEVEEELEATYWESLDQMLARMDIISVNCPHTPATYHLLSARRLKLMQKHAFIINTSRGEVIDENALIRMLEAGQLAGAGLDVFENEPAVNPKLLSLPGVVALPHMGSATLEGRIDMGEKVLINIKTFADGHNPPDRVLEDWS, from the coding sequence ATGACGTCCAGAAAGCCTTTGGTGGTGGTAACCCGTAAACTGCCTGATCCTATTGAAACGCGGATGATGGAACTGTTTGATGTCAGGCTTAATCTGGATGACCATGCCTTTTCCTCTGCGGAAATGATCGAAGCTCTGCAACAGGCCGATGTGCTGGTGCCGACGGTGACGGATCGTCTTGATTCGCGGGTTCTGTCTCAGGCAGGGCCGCAACTGAAACTGATCGCCAATTACGGTGCCGGGGTGGACCATATCGACTTGGCCAGTGCGCGTCAGCGGGGCATTACGGTCACCAATACCCCCGGTGTGCTGACCGAGGATACGGCGGATATGACCATGGCGCTGATGCTGGCCGTGCCGCGGCGGCTGATCGAGGGCGAAAAACTTCTTCAGGCCGGGAACTGGAAGGGCTGGTCGCCCACCGGCATGCTGGGGCGGCGTATCTGGGGCAAGCGACTGGGCATTATTGGTATGGGCCGGATCGGTCAGGCCGTGGCCCGGCGGGCCAAGGCTTTCGGTCTGTCCATTCACTATCATAACCGTCACCGGGTCAGCAGTGAGGTGGAGGAAGAACTGGAAGCGACCTATTGGGAAAGCCTGGACCAGATGCTGGCGCGCATGGATATTATTTCCGTGAACTGTCCGCATACGCCGGCCACCTATCATTTGCTGTCGGCCCGGCGTTTGAAACTGATGCAGAAACACGCCTTTATCATCAACACCTCTCGTGGCGAGGTGATCGACGAGAATGCCCTGATTCGCATGCTGGAAGCCGGGCAGCTTGCCGGGGCGGGGCTGGATGTGTTTGAAAATGAACCGGCAGTCAACCCCAAACTTCTGTCTCTGCCGGGGGTAGTGGCATTGCCGCATATGGGCTCGGCTACCCTGGAAGGCCGGATTGACATGGGCGAAAAGGTACTGATCAATATCAAAACCTTTGCCGACGGGCATAATCCGCCGGACCGGGTATTGGAAGATTGGAGCTGA